In Papaver somniferum cultivar HN1 chromosome 1, ASM357369v1, whole genome shotgun sequence, a genomic segment contains:
- the LOC113285562 gene encoding leucine-rich repeat receptor-like serine/threonine-protein kinase BAM1, whose translation MRLILLHHLQVLLLFYIIIINQITAKQTHIPEVQALLSFKTAISEDPENSLSSWNISREHCTWTGISCDSTHHRVISLDISDYNLTGVLSPDIGFLTNLINLTVAGNKFSGPIPMEISQISGLKHLNLSNNIFSGSFPSEISGLQYLETLDLYNNNMSGVLPVGVSEIKNLKHLHLGGNYFEGQIPSEYGRWEFMEYLAVSGNSLTGVIPPEIGNLPKLKHLYLGYYNIYEGGIPSAIGNLTDLVTLDIAGCGLSGKIPPQIGKLQKLENLFLQFNGLSGGLTPELGQLKSLRMMDLSTNILFGEIPQTFAELKNLTLLNLFNNKLHGAIPEFVGDLPELEILQLWNNNFTGEVPQSLGLNGKLIILDIAFNKLTGNLPPDLCYGIRLQTLIAMDNFLVGPIPESLGRCESLTRMRMGENFLNGSIPDGLFGLPNLTLVELQNNTLTGRFPEIYSSSVNLEQISLSNNQLTGSLAPSIGNFTGVQRLLLDGNKFSGEIPSEIGRLQQLLKMDFSNNNFAGSITPDISQCKLLTFVDLSRNKLSGEIPGEITSLKTLYYLNVSRNQLLGNIPVSISSMQSLVSVDFSYNNLSGLVPGIGQFRYFNSTSFKGNPNLCGPFLDACKSWVSNSTGQANSKGPLSVTMKLFLVTGLLLCLIAFAVAAIIKARSLKKARESRSWRFMEFQRLDFTCDDILDVLKEDNIIGKGGAGIVYKGGMPNGEQVSVKRLSVVSRSGSSCDRGFNAEIQILGRIRHRNIVRLLGFCSNHETNLLVYEYMPNGSLGEVLHGENGSHLHWDTRYKIAVEAARGLCYLHHDCSPPILHRDVKSNNILLDSNFDARVADFGLAKFLQDSGTSEYMSAIAGSYGYIAPEYAYTLKIDEKSDVYSFGVVLLELLSGRKPVGDFGDGVGIVQWVRKMTDSEAEGVLKILDPRLPSVPLNEVMHVFYVAMRCVEEQSIERPTMKEVVQFLTELPKPTADTTPN comes from the exons ATGCGgttaattcttcttcatcatcttcaagttCTACTTCTCttctacatcatcatcatcaaccaaaTTACAGCAAAACAAACCCATATACCAGAAGTCCAAGCTTTACTTTCATTTAAAACAGCAATTTCAGAAGACCCAGAGAACTCATTATCAAGCTGGAATATTTCTAGAGAACACTGTACATGGACTGGCATATCATGTGATTCTACTCATCACAGAGTAATCTCATTAGATATTTCCGACTATAATCTCACTGGGGTTTTATCACCAGACATTGGGTTCCTCACAAACCTTATAAATCTTACTGTTGCTGGCAACAAATTTTCTGGTCCGATACCAATGGAAATCTCTCAAATTTCTGgtcttaaacatttaaatctatCCAACAACATCTTCAGTGGAAGTTTTCCTTCTGAGATTTCTGGTTTGCAGTACTTGGAAACACTTGATTTGTATAACAACAACATGTCTGGGGTGTTACCAGTTGGGGTTTCAGAAATTAAAAAtctcaaacatcttcatcttggcGGGAACTATTTTGAAGGTCAAATCCCATCAGAATATGGAAGATGGGAATTTATGGAGTACTTAGCAGTTTCAGGAAACTCACTTACTGGTGTTATACCACCAGAGATTGGAAACTTACCAAAATTAAAACACCTGTATCTTGGTTATTACAATATTTATGAAGGAGGAATACCATCTGCAATTGGGAATCTTACTGATTTAGTTACATTAGATATAGCTGGCTGTGGATTATCTGGTAAAATCCCACCACAAATTGGAAAGCTTCAGAAACTTGAaaatttatttcttcaatttaaTGGGCTTTCAGGTGGATTAACACCAGAGTTGGGGCAGTTAAAAAGCTTAAGAATGATGGATCTATCTACTAATATTCTCTTTGGGGAAATTCCTCAAACATTTGCTGAGCTCAAGAATCTCACTCTATTGAATCTGTTTAATAACAAATTACATGGTGCAATTCCAGAATTCGTTGGAGATTTACCTGAGTTGGAAATTCTACAGCTGTGGAATAATAATTTTACTGGAGAAGTTCCTCAAAGTCTTGGATTGAACGGGAAATTAATCATTCTTGATATTGCTTTTAATAAACTCACTGGAAATCTTCCACCCGATTTGTGTTACGGTATTCGGTTACAAACTCTAATAGCTATGGATAATTTCTTAGTTGGACCGATTCCTGAATCTCTTGGGAGATGTGAATCATTGACTCGGATGCGAATGGGGGAGAATTTTCTTAATGGTTCAATTCCTGATGGGCTCTTTGGATTACCAAATCTAACCCTAGTTGAGTTACAAAATAATACACTTACTGGAAGATTTCCAGAAATTTATTCAAGTTCTGTGAATCTTGAACAAATTAGTTTGTCTAATAATCAGTTAACTGGGAGTTTGGCACCTTCAATTGGGAATTTTACCGGTGTTCAGAGGTTACTACTAGATGGGAATAAATTTTCTGGTGAAATTCCTTCTGAAATTGGGAGATTACAGCAGCTCTTAAAGATGGATTTCAGTAATAATAACTTCGCAGGCTCCATCACTCCGGATATCAGTCAATGTAAGTTGTTAACGTTCGTTGATCTTAGTCGGAATAAGCTTTCAGGTGAAATTCCGGGTGAAATTACTAGCTTGAAAACTTTGTATTACTTGAATGTATCTAGAAACCAGTTACTGGGCAATATTCCTGTGAGTATTTCTAGTATGCAGAGTTTAGTTTCAGTTGATTTTTCATATAATAATCTTTCGGGTTTAGTTCCTGGAATTGGTcagtttcgttacttcaattcaacatcattcaaggGTAATCCTAATCTCTGTGGTCCATTTTTGGATGCTTGTAAATCCTGGGTTTCAAATAGTACTGGCCAAGCGAATTCGAAAGGTCCACTTTCAGTTACTATGAAATTGTTTCTTGTGACGGGGTTGCTTCTTTGTTTGATTGCATTTGCTGTTGCTGCTATTATTAAAGCCAGGTCTTTGAAGAAGGCAAGGGAATCTCGTTCATGGAGATTTATGGAATTTCAAAGGTTGGACTTTACATGCGACGATATATTAGATGTTTTGAAAGAAGATAATATAATTGGGAAAGGAGGTGCTGGAATTGTGTACAAAGGAGGAATGCCTAATGGTGAGCAAGTATCTGTGAAAAGACTTTCTGTAGTGAGTAGGTCAGGGTCTTCTTGTGACCGTGGGTTTAATGCAGAGATTCAGATTTTAGGTAGGATTAGACATCGTAATATCGTGAGGTTATTAGGATTTTGTTCCAACCATGAGACAAATCTTTTGGTTTATGAGTACATGCCTAATGGAAGTTTAGGTGAAGTTCTTCATGGCGAAAATGGAAGTCATTTGCATTGGGATACTAGGTATAAAATTGCAGTTGAAGCTGCAAGAGGGTTGTGTTATCTGCACCATGACTGTTCTCCTCCGATTCTTCACCGGGATGTAAAATCGAACAATATTCTTCTCGATTCCAACTTTGATGCCCGTGTCGCTGATTTTGGACTTGCTAAATTTCTTCAAGATTCTGGTACTTCTGAATACATGTCTGCTATTGCCGGCTCTTATGGGTATATTGCACCAG AATATGCGTACACATTAAAAATTGATGAGAAGAGTGATGTATACAGTTTCGGAGTAGTTCTGTTAGAATTACTGAGTGGTAGAAAACCAGTTGGTGATTTTGGAGATGGAGTTGGTATTGTTCAGTGGGTTAGAAAAATGACAGATTCAGAAGCAGAAGGAGTTTTAAAGATTCTTGATCCAAGACTTCCTTCAGTTCCCTTAAATGAAGTAATGCATGTGTTCTATGTTGCAATGCGTTGTGTTGAAGAACAGAGTATTGAGCGACCAACAATGAAAGAAGTTGTACAATTTCTCACCGAGTTACCCAAACCAACGGCAGATACAACACCAAATTAA